Proteins from a single region of Vanessa cardui chromosome 13, ilVanCard2.1, whole genome shotgun sequence:
- the LOC124534839 gene encoding protein ALP1-like, whose product MDTHQKRAVALYLLHRRIKKRRPKRFWIHPLIAERNRYGLFVTLINELKKDEEKFFNYFRMSISSYLELKKKTETALQKQHTNMRDPISPEEMLAVTLRYLASGTSMHDLHYIFRIGHTTISAIIRTTCEKLWEVLMSECFPVITTELLEEISQKFYKYANFPHCVGAIDGKHIRITKPDNSASIYYNYKDFFSFVLMAVVDADYCFVFVDIGAPGSNADSTIFKNTTFCNALNSNSIKLPNEKILPGSTLPPVPYVFVADEAFGLHQHIMRPYGGQFLSVQKRVFNYRLSRARRYVECAFGILSNKWRILNRALDVSIPLSINIVKACCILHNFVRKRDGHHIREEDFTHNLESIQTPPSIRSGRQANNIRDIFQQYFMSDSGALSWQLSKI is encoded by the exons ATGGATACACACCAGAAACGAGCTGTTGCGTTATATTTACTTCacagaagaattaaaaaaagaaggccTAAAAGATTCTGGATACATCCACTAATTGCGGAAAGAAATCGTTATGGATTATTTGTTACTCTTATTAATGAGTTAAAGAAGGATGAGGAgaagttctttaattatttccgaATGTCCATAAGTAGTTATttagaacttaaaaaaaaaacagaaactgcTCTTCAAAAACAACATACTAATATGCGAGATCCCATATCACCAGAGGAAATGTTGGCAGTCACATTAAG ataccTAGCAAGTGGGACTTCAATGCACGATTTGCACTACATATTCAGAATTGGGCACACAACTATATCAGCAATTATAAGAACGACATGTGAAAAATTATGGGAGGTGTTAATGTCTGAATGTTTTCCGGTAATCACTACAGAACTTTTAGAAGAAATCAgccaaaaattttacaagtacGCAAATTTTCCCCACTGTGTCGGAGCAATAGACGGCAAACATATAAGAATAACTAAACCAGATAACAGTGCTTCAATTTACTACaattataaggattttttttcatttgtattaatgGCCGTAGTTGATGCGGATTACTGCTTCGTTTTTGTAGACATTGGAGCCCCGGGAAGTAATGCTGATtcaaccatttttaaaaatactactttTTGCAATGCGCTTAATAGCAATTCTATCAAACTAcctaatgaaaaaatactaccCGGATCTACTTTGCCACCTGTCCCGTATGTATTCGTAGCCGATGAGGCATTTGGTTTGCATCAACACATTATGAGACCTTATGGTGGTCAATTTTTGAGTGTACAAAAAAGGGTATTTAATTATCGCCTATCGAGAGCACGAAGATACGTAGAATGTGCATTTGgcattttatcaaacaaatggCGAATTTTAAATCGTGCATTGGATGTATCAATAcctttatcaattaatattgtgaAGGCATGTTGCATACTTCACAATTTTGTACGAAAACGAGACGGCCATCACATTAGAGAAGAAGATTTTACTCATAATCTTGAGAGTATACAAACACCTCCATCAATACGCAGTGGAAGACAAGCCAACAACATAAGagatatttttcaacaatattttatgagtgaCAGCGGAGCTTTAAGCTGGcaattgtcaaaaatttaa